From the Streptomonospora nanhaiensis genome, the window GCTGGTGCGCCCGGCCGGGTTCGGGCGCGCGGCGGCGCAGAATGGGGGCATGACCGAGACCGGGATCGACGCCCTGGGCGCGCTGGCCGAGCCGCTGCGCCGCAGCCTGTACCGCTACGTGGTGAGGAGCGGGGGCGAGGTCAGCCGCGCCGAGGCGGCCGAGGCGGTGGGCGCGCGGCGCACCCTGGTGGCGTTCCATTTGGACAAGCTGGTCGAGGCGGGGCTGCTGGAGGTCACCCGGCGCAAGGTGTCGGGCCGCGACGGGCCGGGGTCGGGCCGCCCCGCCAAGCTGTACCGGCGCGCGCGCCGCGAGCACAGCGTGCAGCTTCCGCCGCGCGACTACGCCACGGCCGCCGCCGTGCTGGCCGAGGCGGTGCAGCGGGCGGGCGCCGAGGAGGCGGTGCACGCGGCGGCGCGCGAGGAGGGCGAGCGCCGGGGCGCCGAGCTGGCGGCGGAGGGGCCGGCGACCCCGGCCGCGCTCACCGCCTGGCTGGAGCGCCGGGGCTATGAGCCGGTGGAGGCGCCCGACGGCGCCGAGGTGCGCCTGCGCAACTGCCCCTTCCACGCCACCGCCGCGCGGTTCCCCCCGCTGGCCTGCGGGATGAACCTGGAGATGCTGCGCGGGGTGCTGGCCGGGGCCGGGGTCGAGGGGGTGGCGGCGCGGATGGCGCCGGGGCCGGAGGGGTGCTGCGTGGCCATCACGCGCACCGATTCCAAAACCAATGAATGTTGACATAGAAGGCCGGTCCCGGACATGCTGGGCGCCATGACCGACCACCACCTCGCCCAGCTCAACATCGCCCGCATGCGGGCCCCCTTGGACGATCCGCTGATGGCGGACTTCGTCGCGCTCCTCGACCCCGTCAACGCCCTGGCCGAGGCCAGCCCGGGGTTCGTCTGGCGCCTGGTCGGCGAGGGGGAGTCCGACGCCACCTCGCTGCGCCCCTTCGGCCCCGACTGGATCGTCAACCTGACGGTGTGGGCCGACGTCGAGGCGCTGTGGAACTTCTCCTACCGCACCGACCACCTCGACCTCGTGCGCCGCCGCCGGTCCTGGTTCCACCTGCCCAAGGAGGCCCACATGGTGCTGTGGTGGATCCCGGCCGGGCACCTCCCCTCGGTCGAGGAGGCCGCCGAGCGGCTGGCCCGCCTGCGGGAGCACGGCCCCACCCCCGAGGCGTTCACCTTCGGCACGCGCTTCCCCGCCCCCGGGGCCGCCCCCGCCGCCCCTGCCGCCCCCTCCCCGGCCCCCGGCCCCTGACGCCCCGCCCCGGCCCTCCGGGCGTTCCCCTGTGACGGCGCGGTCGCGTTGGGTAGCGTTGCGGCTGACACCGCAGCACGATGCCGGGAGGGTAACCACCGTGTCCGCCATGCGAACCATCGCCGGAATCGCCGTCTGCGCCCTGCTCGCCGCGGGGAGCGCGGCCTGCGGCGGCGACCAGGACGGCGACGACCAGGGCGCAGCCGACCCCTCTCCCACGCTCGACGGCAGCCCCGCGGGCGGCGAGCCCGAGCGGGTGTCGGCCGAGGCGGAGTTCGCGCCCTACGGCCCCGACGTCGAGGCCGTCACCTACGACGAGCAGGCCGTGCCCGAGGGGGCGAGCGTCGAGGCGTCGGCCACCCGCAACGGCGCCGAGACCGAGTTCGTCCTGGCCGTCAACGGCCTGGAGCCCGACCGCGAGTTCGGCGCGCACCTGCACACCGAGCCCTGCGGGCCCAACCCCGACGACTCCGGCCCCCACTACCAGGACGAGCCCGCCCCCGAGGACGCGGCCAACGACCCCGAGTACGCCAACGACGACAACGAGGTCTGGCTGGACTTCACCACCGACGCCGAGGGCACCGCCACCTCCGACACCGACGTCGACTGGGAGGTGCGCCCCGGCGAGGCCAACTCCATCGTGATCCACGCCCACCACACCATGACCGAGGAGGGCCACGCCGGCGAGGCGGGCGACCGCCTGGGCTGCCTGAACTTCCCGATGTAGGGGCGGCGGGGCGGGCGCCGGGCACGGCGCCCGCCCCGCGCCCTAGGCGGGCCCGCCGGCGCCCACCAGGCGCCGCAGCACCAGGCGCTCCGCCACCGTCCACGCCGTGGTCGCGGCCAGGTACAGCCCGGCGGCCAGCGGCACGAACGCCGCGAACACCACGGTGGTGTAGGACAGGTAGGACATCGCCGCCATCACCCGCGTCGCGGGCGCGTCCGGGTCGCCGTCCTCGGCCGCCCGCGCCATGGCGGGCAGGGTCAGGAAGCGGCGCGAGGCCCACGCCGTGGCGGCCAGGACGGCCAGCAGCACCGCGAACACCAGCATCCGCGCCGGCTCCCCGGAGGCGAGCGCGTCGCCCAGCCCCGACCCCAGGGGCGCGCCGCCCAGCGTCGCGCCCAGCAGGTCGCCGCCGCCCCCGGCGCCGATGAACACCCCGTACAGCACGGCGAACACCGGGAGCTGGGCGAGCGTCGGCAGGCAGCCGGCGAGCGGCGAGGACCCCTCGGCGGCGTAGAGCTCGCGCTGCGCGGTCAGCAGCCGCTGGGGGTCGTCGGCGTGTTCGCGCTGCAGCTCCCGCAGGCGGGGCGCGAGTCGGGCGCGGGTCTGCTCGGCGCGCACCTGCGCCACGCTGAGCGGCAGCAGCGCGATCCGCACGAGGGCGGTCAGGCAGACCACCGCCGCGGCAGCGGCGGCGGCGCCCGCGACGGGCGCGAGCAGCACCGCGAGGCCGGCGACTGCGGTGTGGGTGAGTTCGACGGCGGCGGCGATCGGGGGGAACGCGTACATGGCGACACCTCGGGTCGGGAAAGGCCGGAAAGGGCCGGAAGGGGCGGGGTGGACGGGGATGGGCGGCGCGGGCCTTGGGACGGCGGACCCGCGCGGCGGAGGCGAACGGTCGGCGGCGGACCGGACGGTACGGCGGCGCTCCCCGGCCCGGCACCCCTCAGCCGGATTCGGCCAGGTGCAAAGGCTCGTTGGAGGTGTGCCGCCGCTTGCAGGGGGTTCCGGCATGGCACACACTCAACGCGACACTTCGCAACTCAGTGTGATTGGAACCCCATGCTCAGTCGCCTCGCCGCGTCCGTCGCGGCAGCGGGATCGGCCGCGGTCCTGACGATGGCCGCCGCCGCGCCGGCCGACGCCCAGGAGTCATCGAACCTGGAGATCACCGTCGAGCGCGTCCTGGCGGGCACCTTCGACCGCTTCTGGCTGAACTGCGCTCCGGACTTCGGCACCCATCCCGAGCCCGGCGCGGCCTGCGACCGCCTGCGGGCCCTGGACGGCGGCCTCGACCGCCTGCGCCCGGAGTACGTCCCCTGCCCCGGCGACCCCGACCCCGTACGGGTCGGCATCACCGGAACCTGGCGGGGCGAGGACCGGACGTTCACCGCGCACTACGCCAACTCCTGCTCCGTGCGCACGGTCGCCGCACCGGTGGTGCCGGTGGACGCCTAGCCGTACTCGTAACGGAGCAGCGGATCCGGGCGGGCGCGCGGCGGGTGGACGGCGCCGCGGGAGCGGATCAGCCGCAGCCGACCGCCGCCCGCGCGCCCGGCGCGCGGGCCCGGGGCTTGCCCGGGGTGTCGGGGGCGCGCACCGGCGGCACGGCGGCGCGGCCGGCCCGGTGCAGCAGGAACCGCAGGCGGCTGGCCTCGGCGGGGTCGGCCGACACCCGCCCGCGGGCGCCGCGCACGGCCGCCAGCAGCAGGGCCGCGCCCGCCGCCAGGACGGCGAGCACCGCGAACACGCCGAGGGCCGGACCGGCCGCGCCGGTCAGCCAGTCGAGGTCGGGAACCGGCACCGCGGCGGCGGCGCGCTGCAGCGCTGACGCGAACGCCACGGGCTCTCCTCTCGCCGTCGGTACCCCGGTGCGGCAGCAAGCCTACTCAACCGCGCGGCGCCGCGCCGCCCCCGCCCGCGCACCCCGATCACACCGATGTGGCGACACACCGGCGTCAATACCGGCGCGGCACGGTCCGCTGTAGCTAAATGACAGGGAGTGACCGCCACCCGCTTCCCGTGAGGACCGTGAGCCCAGCCGTGCCCATCCGACCTGCCAACCTCGCCACCATGTCCGCCACCATCGCCGGCGCGCTGGCCGGCATGCGCGCCGGGGACGAACCCCCTCGGCCGGTCACGGTGGTGTTCGAGTCCGGGCACCGGCAGGTCGTCGAGGGCGGCGGCTGCCGCACCCTGGAGTCCGACCAGGGCGGCGTGGTCGCCATCGAGACCCAGGTGGCCACCAGGTACGCCCTGTTCGCCGGCACCTCCTGCCAGGGCGGGCGCGCCGTCGCCTCGGGCAGCGGGTCGGTGAGCTTCGGCGACCCGGTGCTGGCCGGGGCCATCGTCCTGGGCTGAGGCCCGGCCGTTCGCCGCCGCCCCCCTCGCCGCGGCGGCGGGGCGGGCACGGCGGTACAGCGGCAAGAACGGCGAAGGGGCGCGGACCGGACGCGGACGCGCCGACGGTTCCGCGCTGCGGGGGGAGGATGTGCGGCCGCCGCCCGGGGGTGCCGGGCGGGCGCGGGTCGCGCGCCCCGGACTCCGTCGGACGGGCGGCGGCCGCGGGCGGTGCGGTCAGCCGGCCTGGACGTCCGCGGCGGTGCCGGGCGAAGGCTCAGGCGACACGGCGCGCGCCGGTGAAGTGCCGGTCGTAGTAGTCCGAAAGGCTCACGATCATGACCCTGTCCTTGGAACTCGACGCGTGCACCATCTGCCCGTCGCCGATGTAGATCCCCACGTGGGTGGGACCCGAGTAGAAGAAGACGAGGTCTCCGGGCCGCAGATTGTCCCGCGCCACCGAAGACCCCTCTTTGAATTGCGTGTATGTGGTTCGGCTGAGGTTCTTTCCCGCCTTTTTATAGGCCCATTGGACAAGCCCGGAGCAGTCGTAGGCGCCCGGGCCCTCGGCGCCGTAGGTGTAGGGCTTTCCCACCTGGCTCTTGGCGTGTTCCACGGCCTCGGCGGCGATCCCGGCCGCCTGGGGTAGTCGCTCCTCGGCCCGGGCGGCCGGGCCGGCTATCAGGCCGAACGCGGCGATGACGGCCAGCGAGGATAACGTCAGGACCGCCCGGGTCATGGAGGGCGGTCTTTTTCCCCGCTCCGGAGAACCGTATTCCATGCTCTCGGTCATTGTTCCCCCCGTTTTCGTCGACTCGCGCCCGGCGCAATTGCCGGGCACAGTTCCATAGGGAAACACAGACCTCGCCCGGAAACTGTTCTCGTCCGGCGCCCTGGCGTGTCGCCCCACGGAGGTCCCCGCCGAATTCGGGGGGACTCCGGGGAACAGGGCGACCCCGGGGCAACGGGGGGCGGGGCGCCCCGGCCGCCGGGCTACCGCCCGGCCTCGCCGGCCGGCACGGTGGGCGCCGCCGCCGCCGGCGCCGCGGCGGGTGCGGCGGAGCGGCCGCGCACCAGCAGGAGCGCGGGCACGGCGGCGAGCACGAACAGCACGCCCGCCATCCCGACGTAGAGGTACACCCCGGCCGCCGAGCTGACCGGGGCGCCGTCGGCGGTGGCCCCGGGCGCGGGGTTCGCCTGGAGCACCGCGCCCCCGGCGATGTTGACGACGACCGAGCCGAGCGCGAGCACGACCGACACCACACCGGCGATCGTGCCCTGCCGCTCGGGTGCCGCCAGGTCGGTCGCCAGGTTGTAGCCGGAGGCGCCGATCGCGCCGGCGGCCATGCCGATCACGGTGCCGCAGGCCACGGCCAGGGGGAGCATCGACACCCCGGCCAGCATCGCGAAGGGATGCGACCGGCGGCCGCGGGTCGGGCGGTCCCGGGTGCGGTGGCGCCCCCGAAAGGCCGCCGCCGGAGGCCGCCCGCCGATTAGAGCAACTTTTTGTCGCTTTTACGGAGCCTACTTACCATCGGCTTGCACCGCAACGTTGAACCTGGCGACAATCGGCACCCGAGCGACGGAACAGGAGGTGGGCGCGGCGATGACCGACAGAACCGCCGACCGGCCGCCCGCGCGGCGCCCCGGGGGCCGCAACGCGCGGGTGCGGGCGCGGATCCTCGCCGCGACCGCCGAACTGGTGGCCCGCGACGGCATCGCGGGCTTCCGCTACGAGGAGGTCGCCGAGTCCGCCGGCGTGCACAAGACGAGCGTCTACCGCAACTGGCCCGACCGCGAGGACCTGGTGGTCGAGGCCATGCTGCGCTACGCCGAGGACCTCGCCTCGGTCGCCGACACCGGCGACATCCACCGCGACCTGGTGGACTTCCTGGTGGCCCTCGCAGGCGGCCTGGAGACGCCGTTCGGCCGCACGCTCGAACAGGCGCTGCTGCCCGCCGGGCAGAGCGCGGTGGTGCGCCAGGCGCTGTCCCGGATCCTCGACCGGCGCGTGGCCGCCATGCGCGAGCGGGTGGCCGCCGCCGTCGAACGGGGCGAACTGCCCCCGGTCGACAGCGCGTTCCTGGGCGAGATGATCTCCGGCCCGGTGCACCTCGTCGTCAACCGGGGCACGCGCCGGTTCACCCGCGCGGACGCCGAGCGCGTGGTGGGCGTGGTGCTCGCCGGGATCCGGGCCACGGCGCCGCACGGCTGAGCCGCGCCGCCGCGCCCCGGCCGGCCCCGCACGGCGTTCGGGGTCAGCGGGTCAGTCGTCGGCGATGCACGCCTCGACGACCCGGGTCAGCCGCGCGGTCAGCACCTCGGGGTCCTCGTCGGTCAGCGGACCGGCGCCGCCCATGCGGCGCACCGCGTTCACCCCCAGCAGCAGCGACGCCACCAGGGCCGCCCGCGCGTGCGCGGACTCCCCGCCGATGCAGGCGGCCAGCGGATCGATGATCGCGTTCTGCAGCCGCTCCTGGTAGACGGACTGCAGGTCGGGGTCGCCCATGGAGTGCACCAGCGCCCGCTGGAGCGGCGTGCCCTCGCCCAGGGTGCGGCGCGTGACGTGTTCGGCGATGCGGCGCGGCAGGGTGGCGGGGTCGCCCTCGAAGACGCCGGGGAACGCCGCGTCCTCGGCGATGACCTCGGCCAGCAGCCCGCGCTTGGCGCCGAAGTAGCGGTTGATCAGCGCGACGTTGACCCCGGCGTGCGCGGCGATGCGCCGCGAGGAGACCTGTTCGTAGCCCTCGCTGGTGAACAGCTCGTAGGCGCTGGCCAGGATCCGGCGCCGGGTGGCCTCGCGGTCGCGGACGCGTCCGGCGCAGGTGTCGGCGTCGGCGGTCGGCGGGACGTCCATCTCTCCAGGCTCCCATGCATCGCGGCACCGCCGGCGGCACCGCGGCGCGGCTCGGCGGGGGTTGCTCGCACTATAGCTCCCGCACTTGACAAGTCAACACTGTTTACTTATACCGGTAGGAGCACATATCAGACTTCCGCCCTCTATTTCGGAGGGTGGTTTGCCATGTCCGGATCCAGGCGGGTCCGCAGTGGGCCGCGCCCGGACGGGCCGCACGGTACGGGGACTGGAACGGGAGATCGCAGAGTGGAGCAACGCTTAGCCCCGGCGGGCCAGGGGGAGCCGACGGCGGGCGCGGGGGGCCAGACCGCCGAGGAACCGCAGGTCAACTACTCCCACCGGCAGGTCATCGAGATCCTGATCGGGCTCATGCTGGCCATGCTGACGTCGATGCTGACCACGTCGATCGTCGGCACGGCGCTGCCGACCATCGTCGGCGAACTGGGGGGCCAGGACCGGCTGTCGTGGGTGGCCAGCGCCACCCTGCTCACCATGACGGCCTCCACCCCCGTGTGGGGCAAGCTGTCCGACGTCTTCGGCCGCAAGCTGCTGTTCCAGATCGCGCTGGTGGTCTTCATCTGCTCGTCGGTGGCCGCCGGGTTCGCCAACGACATGAGCTGGCTCATCGGCGCCCGCTTCTTCCAGGGCATCGGCGCGGGCGGCCTGGCCTCTCTGCCGCAGATCATCCTGGCCGACGTCGTGGCGCCCCGCGAGCGCGGCCGCTACTCCGGGTTCATCGGCGCGGTCTTCGGCGTCTCGACCGTGGCCGGCCCGCTGCTCGGCGGCTTCCTGGTGGACAGCCCGCTGGGCTGGCGGTGGTGCTTCTTCATCACCGTGCCCGTGGCGGTGGTGGCGTTCGTCGTCATCCAGCGCCTGCTCAAGCTGCCCCAGCGCCCGCGCGGCGAGGCGCGCATCGACTGGTGGGGCGCCACGTGCGTGGTGGGCGCGGCCAGCGCCGTCATGCTGCTGCTGAGCCTGGGCGGCCACGAGTTCGCGTGGAACTCCGCCCCCAGCTACGCGCTCGCCGCGGCGGCGGTGCTGCTGACCGCCGGCGCGGTGTGGGCCGAACTGCGCGCCGCCGACCCGATCCTGCCGCCGCGCCTGTTCCGCAACTCCACGTTCGTGCTGTCCTCACTGGCCTCGGCCGCCGTGGGCATGAGCATGTTCGGCGTGATGATCTACTTCCCGCAGTACCTGCAGATCGTCCAGGGCCTCAGCCCCACCGAGTCGGGCCTGATGACCCTGCCGATGGTGGTGGGCCTGCTGATCGCCTCGGTGACCTCGGGGTTCCTCGTCAGCCGCACCGGCAAGTGGAAGATCTACCCGGCCCTGGGCACCGTGCTGATCGGCCTGGGCTACCTCACGCTGACACGGCTGGAGGTGGCCTCCGGCCTGGTCCTGGTGGGCGCGGGGGTGGCGCTGATCGGCCTGGGCCTGGGGCTGTCCATGCAGATCCTCATCCTGGCCGTGCAGAACGCCCTCCCGCGCGCCGACCTCGCCTCGGCCACCTCCGCCATCACCTTCTTCCGCAACCTCGGCGGCGCCGTGGGCGTGGCCGCGTTCGGTTCGGTGATGACCAACCGGCTGCACGAGGAGCTGGACGCCCTCGCCGAGAAGGCCGAGCGCGCGGGCGCCCCGCAGGGCTCGATGGACCTCTCGGGGTCGGCCAGCGGCTCGCCCGAGGCGATCCACGCCCTGCCGCCGGCCGCCCAGGACGCGGTCGTCCAGGCGTTCAGCGACGCCATGCACACCGTGTTCACCCTGGGCCTGCCGATCGCGGCGGTGGCGTTCGTGATCGTGCTGTTCTTCCGGCAGGTCCCGCTGCGCTCGGGCCAGTAGCGGCACCGGGCACGCGGGCCGCGCGGATACACCGGTCCACCAGGTACGCGGCCGGGCCGGGGCGGGCGCCCCGGCCCGGCCGCGGCCGTTCGGCGAAGGACAGGCGAAAACAGGGGGAAGGGAGCGGGGAGCGCCCGCGGGGCCGGCGGGCCTACAGGTAGCGGCGGAAGCCCTCGGCGGAGCCGGCGAACCCCATCGCCGTGGAGAACTGGCGGGCGCCGGCCCGGCTCTCGTGGGACACCAGCTCGATCTTGTAGCAGCCGGCGCGCGAGGCGCGGTCGACGGCGTCCTCCACCAGGGCGCGGCCCACGCCCGCCCGGCGGCAGGCGGGGTCGACCACGAGGTTGTCCACGACCGCCCAGGACTGCGCGTCGTGGGTGAGGTTGGGCACCACCAGCAGGTCGAGCGTGCCGATGATCTGGCCCCGGCGCTCGGCCACCAGGACGGTGCGGTCGGGGTCGTTCTCGATGCGGGTCCAGGCCCGCACCGCGGCCGAGGACATGCGGACGGTGCTGCTCTGCGCAGGGGTGGTGTCGCCCAGTTCGCGTAAGAGCCGCAGAATCGCACCGAGGTCGGACCGGATGGCCGCGCGGATAATCATGGCTTCCGGAATCGTAGCCGACACCGGCACCAAGCCCGACGTCCCCCCACAGGACAGGACAAAAAGGCGCCGGGGGCGGGGGTTTCGGACACCCCGTCCCCGGCACCCGACATGAGCGAGTCCCGTCATCCCCCGGGGCCGCGCGGCCGGCGGCGCGCGCACGCGTCGCGCCGCCGCTGCGCCGGGCGGCCCGGGCGCCTCACGGCTTGATGATGCGCACGCCCTCGGTGGCCTCGGGATCGTCCGGACCGGCCGCGGTGTCGGACCGCTGGTGCATGGCCGTGATCCCCGGGTCGCCCGCGGCCGGAGCCGGCTGCGGCCGCCCGGCCTGGGGCTGCGGCGGCTGCGGGTACTGCTGCGGCGCCGGACCCGCGTAGCGGGCGCCCTGCGGCCGCGGCGTCTGCCGCACGGGCTGGGACGTGACGCCCTCGCCCTGCTTGGCCGGGGCGATCCGCACGGTGGCCTCGTCGAGCTGCTGACCCGGGGCGACCTTGATGGTGGCCTCGTCGTCGGCGCCCTTGCCGGCCGGCGGCTCCCAGCCGGTCGCCGCGGCCTGCGGGCCCGACGGCGCGGCGGCCGGGGCCTTGGGAGCGGCGTGGGGCCCGGTGCCCTGCGCGCCGCCCGCCGGCTGCTGCGGACGGGCCGCGGCGGGCTGCGCCTGCGAGGGCTGCTGCCCCTGCTGGCCCTGCGGGCGGGCGCCCGCGGCGGGCTGGGCGGGACGCGCCGGCTGCTGCTGCTTGGGCGCGGCCTGCTCGGCCTTGGCGGCCTCCTGCTCGGCCTCGACCTCGGCGCGGGACAGGCCCGCCTCCAGCGGCCCGGCGCTCTTCTCGGCGTCGAGCAGCTCGGCGAGCGTGCCGTGCATGTCCGACAGCCGGCGCACCGCCTCGTTGTGGGTGGCCGTGAGCGTGGCCAGCCGGCGGTCGGCGGTGTCGTTGATCTTCTTGGCGCGGGCCTCGGCGTCGCTCAGGCGGCGCTCGCTCTCCTGCTGCGCCTGGGCGCGGAGCTGCTCGGCCTCCTTCTTGGCGGCCGCGACCATGTCGTTGGCCTCGGAGCGCGCGGTGGAGACGACGCGCTCGGCGTGCTCCTCGGCGTCCTTGATCCGCTTGGCGGCCTCTTCCTCGGCCTTGCCGCGGATGGCCTCGACCTCGCTGTCGACCTTGGCGCGCTTGTCGCGCGCCTCCTCCTCCGCGATGCGCAGGATGGTGGACATGCGTTCGCTGATCTGCTCGTGCTCGGGCTTGACCGCGGCCTTCTCCTTGGCCTCGGCCAGCTCCCGCCGGAGCTGCTCCAGTTCGTCGTGGGCGCGTGCGAGCCGCTCCTGCAGGTCTCGCATCTGGTTGTGGTTGCGCACCACGTAGTCGTCGACCTGGCGCTTGTTGTAGCCCCGCTTCTCGGTCGGGAAGGCTTCTTCTCGGAGTAGGTTCGGCAAGATCTCTGCGCTGTGCTCGTTCATGTCCTAATCAACCAGGTTGGCTGCATTTGGGAAGTGGCCGGACTCCCTGCCTATCATTCCCCTAACCTGCGGAAAACACGTCAAGACATTCATTCCTCAAGCTTTGGGGTGTGATGGAAGAGTGCGGCAGAGGCCCATATCGCGTGCGAAAGCGTGACGTAGCGTGCACTTTCGTGCACGGGGGGAGGCGACCACGGTAGTGGCCGATGCTCCTCTCCCTCAATAGCCCCCGCGGGTGTTCCGCCCGGGCAGGCCGCCGCGACCGCCGTGGCCGTCGCCTACTAAGGTATGCCCGATCACGCCGCCGCGGGGCCGCGGCCGCGCATTCCGCGGCCGGGCGCGCGGGGAGTGCCGGGGGGGCGTTTGCGCACCCCAGCGCCCTGCCGCCCGCACCCCCGCACCGTCCGCGAGGAGGCAGCCATGTCCGCTCCCCTGATCGGCGACGCCCCCTTCGGCGAGCCCGACATCCACCCCGACGCGTGGGTGGCGCCGGGCGCCGTTGTGGTCGGCCGGGTGCGGATCGGGGCGCGGAGCAGCGTCTGGTACGGGTCGGTGCTGCGCGCCGACACCGAGGACATCGTCGTCGGCACGCTGTGCGACATCCAGGACCAGTGCGGCCTGCACTCCGACCCCGGCCAGCCCGCCGTCCTGGGCGACCGCGTCAGCCTCGGCCACAAGGCCATGGTCCACGGCGCCGAGATCGGCGAGGGCGCGCTCATCGGCATCGGCGCGATCGTCCTGGGCGGCGCCCGCGTGGGCGAGGGCGCGCTCGTGGCCGCCGGCGCGCTGGTCCCGCCGGGCAAGACCGTCCCGCCGCACACCCTGTGGGCGGGCCTGCCGGGCCGGGTCGTGCGCGAACTCACCGACGAGGACCGCGCCGGGTTCGCCGAGACCCCCGAGAAGTACGCCCGCTACGCCGAGCGCCACCGCGAGGTCACCTGGCGGGCGGGCGGTCAGCGCCGCGCGTGAGCCCCGGGGCGCCCGCGCCCCTCCCCCGGCCGGCATCCCCCGCACGGCCTATCCGGGCCGGGCGCCGCCGCGCCGGGGCGATCGCGCTGCTCGCCGCCGGGGCGGCCGGGCCTGATGAGCCGCGCGCGGGATGGCGGTATACCACCGGATGACTACACCCGGGCGGTCGCGCGAATGGCCCTTCTGGGTCATGCGGCGGCGGGCTACCCGCGCGTAGCCTGTCGTTGGCGGGATTTCACCGGTGGGATTCCACGGAGCACGGGCGCCGCCCCGGGGCCGGGGATACACACGCCGGAGCCCGGCCGTGTGTCCCAGGCGGGTGTCGCGCCCCCGCGGTTTCGTCGATGGAGGTGGGCGCGGATGGATTCCGACATGCCCTTCCACGACCAGGTGGCGCTCGCCGAGATCGAGCTGTACGCCGAGGTGCTCACCGCGGTCGCCTACGCCGAACGGCGGCTGACCGCCGAGGAGATCGACATCGTCCTCGGCGTGCGCCGCCCCGTGCCCGAGCAGACCCGGCGGCGCGTCCGCGAACGCGTCGGCCCGCGCCGCCGGTAGCCGCGCGCCGGTCCCCCGCCCCTCCACCACCGACGGGGCCGGGCCGCCGTTGCGGCGGCCCGGCCCCGTCTCCGCGTGTCCGCGGCCGGGCGCCCGGACGCCGCACGGCGCCGTCCGGGCGCGCGGTCAGGCGTTCTCCTTCTCCTCCTCGGCCGCCGGGGCGCCGCCGCGCACCGAGCGCAGGAGCAGCTGCGAGACGTCCACGACCTCCAGGGTCTCCTTGGCCTCGCCGGCCGCCTTCTTCTCGTTGATGGCGTCGCCCAGCATGACCTGGCAGAACGGGCACGCGGTGGAGACGGTGTCGGGGTTGGTGGTCAGCGCCTCGTCCACCCGCTCGGTGTTGATGCGCTTGCCGATCCGCTCCTCCATCCACATGCGCGCGCCGCCGGCGCCGCAGCAGAAGCCGCGCTCCTTGTGCCGGTGCATCTCCGTGGTCGTGATGCCGGGAACCTGCGCCATGATGTCGCGCGGCGGGGTGTAGACCTTGTTGTGCCGCCCCAGGAAGCAGGGGTCGTGGTAGGTGATGTTCTCCTCGATCGGCTGGACCGGCGTGAGCCGCCCCTCCTCCACGAGCCGGGCGAGCAACTGGCTGTGGTGGACGACCTCGTAGTGGCCGCCCAGCGCCGGGTACTCGTTGCCCAGGGTGTTGAAGCAGTGCGGGCAGCTCGCCACGATCCGCTTGACCCCGGCCTCGTTGAGGGTCTCGACGTTCTGCTGGGCCAGCATCTGGAACACGTACTCCATGCCCAGGCGGCGCGCCGGGTCGCCCGAGCACGCCTCCATGCCGCCCAGCACCGCGAACTTCACGCCCGCGATGTGCAGCAGTTCGGCGATGGCCTTGGTGGTGCGCTTGGCGCGGTCCTCCAGGGCGCCGGCGCAGCCGACCCAGAACAGGTACTCGGTGCCCTCGGGCAGCCTGTCCTCGACCACCGGGACCTCGAAGTCCAGCTCGGCGATCCAGTCCATGCGCTTGTCCTCGCTCATGCCCCACGGGTTGCCCTTGTTCTCAAGGTTCTTGAGCAGGGTGTTGGCCTCGGAGGGGAAGCTGGACTCGATCATCACCTGGTAGCGGCGCATGTCCATGATGTGGTCGATGTGCTCGATGTCGACCGGGCACTGCTCGACGCACGCGCCGCAGTTGGTGCAGGACCACAGCACGTCGGGGTGGATGACGCCGCCCTCCTCCTCGGTGCCCACCAAGGGCTTGCCGAGCAGGGCGAGGACGTCGTCGTGGATGTCGGGGGTCTCCTCGGTGATCCCCTGCATCAGGTAGGGCGCCTTGGCGTAGGCGTGCTCGCGCAGGTCCATCACGAGCTTCTTGGGCGACAGCGGCTTGCCGGTGTTCCACGCCGGGCACTGCGAC encodes:
- a CDS encoding (Fe-S)-binding protein, coding for MLYIVLGIITTLFAVAGVAMFAYGVGRMVRTVRLGRPVEAGRLGPFGRRLTTTLIEILGHNRMLKRPWVGVAHWFVMVSFPLLVFTVAEAHGEVWDPHFHLPLIHDWTVYGLFIEVVSAASLVGIIGLALYRQIQGPARIGRASRFANSQHWTAYYVEAYIIALLVCIFLIRGFKVAMGDFPFPVWATPVSHAVGAVLPASEPALALVAAFKLVISWIFFMAVAVFMTMGIAWHRFTAPLNIYFKRDPEGGPALGAAKPMMDKSGKKPLDFEEADPDEDPFGVGKIEDFTWKGLLDFTTCTECGRCQSQCPAWNTGKPLSPKKLVMDLREHAYAKAPYLMQGITEETPDIHDDVLALLGKPLVGTEEEGGVIHPDVLWSCTNCGACVEQCPVDIEHIDHIMDMRRYQVMIESSFPSEANTLLKNLENKGNPWGMSEDKRMDWIAELDFEVPVVEDRLPEGTEYLFWVGCAGALEDRAKRTTKAIAELLHIAGVKFAVLGGMEACSGDPARRLGMEYVFQMLAQQNVETLNEAGVKRIVASCPHCFNTLGNEYPALGGHYEVVHHSQLLARLVEEGRLTPVQPIEENITYHDPCFLGRHNKVYTPPRDIMAQVPGITTTEMHRHKERGFCCGAGGARMWMEERIGKRINTERVDEALTTNPDTVSTACPFCQVMLGDAINEKKAAGEAKETLEVVDVSQLLLRSVRGGAPAAEEEKENA
- a CDS encoding gamma carbonic anhydrase family protein is translated as MSAPLIGDAPFGEPDIHPDAWVAPGAVVVGRVRIGARSSVWYGSVLRADTEDIVVGTLCDIQDQCGLHSDPGQPAVLGDRVSLGHKAMVHGAEIGEGALIGIGAIVLGGARVGEGALVAAGALVPPGKTVPPHTLWAGLPGRVVRELTDEDRAGFAETPEKYARYAERHREVTWRAGGQRRA
- a CDS encoding GNAT family N-acetyltransferase — encoded protein: MIIRAAIRSDLGAILRLLRELGDTTPAQSSTVRMSSAAVRAWTRIENDPDRTVLVAERRGQIIGTLDLLVVPNLTHDAQSWAVVDNLVVDPACRRAGVGRALVEDAVDRASRAGCYKIELVSHESRAGARQFSTAMGFAGSAEGFRRYL
- a CDS encoding MDR family MFS transporter, with amino-acid sequence MSGSRRVRSGPRPDGPHGTGTGTGDRRVEQRLAPAGQGEPTAGAGGQTAEEPQVNYSHRQVIEILIGLMLAMLTSMLTTSIVGTALPTIVGELGGQDRLSWVASATLLTMTASTPVWGKLSDVFGRKLLFQIALVVFICSSVAAGFANDMSWLIGARFFQGIGAGGLASLPQIILADVVAPRERGRYSGFIGAVFGVSTVAGPLLGGFLVDSPLGWRWCFFITVPVAVVAFVVIQRLLKLPQRPRGEARIDWWGATCVVGAASAVMLLLSLGGHEFAWNSAPSYALAAAAVLLTAGAVWAELRAADPILPPRLFRNSTFVLSSLASAAVGMSMFGVMIYFPQYLQIVQGLSPTESGLMTLPMVVGLLIASVTSGFLVSRTGKWKIYPALGTVLIGLGYLTLTRLEVASGLVLVGAGVALIGLGLGLSMQILILAVQNALPRADLASATSAITFFRNLGGAVGVAAFGSVMTNRLHEELDALAEKAERAGAPQGSMDLSGSASGSPEAIHALPPAAQDAVVQAFSDAMHTVFTLGLPIAAVAFVIVLFFRQVPLRSGQ
- a CDS encoding TetR/AcrR family transcriptional regulator — its product is MDVPPTADADTCAGRVRDREATRRRILASAYELFTSEGYEQVSSRRIAAHAGVNVALINRYFGAKRGLLAEVIAEDAAFPGVFEGDPATLPRRIAEHVTRRTLGEGTPLQRALVHSMGDPDLQSVYQERLQNAIIDPLAACIGGESAHARAALVASLLLGVNAVRRMGGAGPLTDEDPEVLTARLTRVVEACIADD